The Candidatus Defluviibacterium haderslevense DNA window ACACTGCAGAGGTCATATCTACTTCAACAAATGAGGTAACATGAGGTGATACATGCTTGCTCATAACCATATGATCGGCTATTAATTTACGCATGCGATCCATTTCAATGATTTCAACATTTCCACCTTCAATCTTAACAGATTCAGTAGCTTGTGGAATGATGGTCTCTTTTTTAGAAACTTCGGGAGTACTGATTGTTGTGTTCGTATTATTTTGTTGAAGAAAATTCAAAACATCGCGTTTGGTGACACGACCGCCATGTCCTGATCCATCGAGTTGGTCAAGTTGTGCCTGAGATATTCGCTCTTCCCTTGCAATGTTTTTGACAAGCGGAGAATAGAAACGCTGTTGACTGGATTTAATTGGATTTAATTCAGTTGAAGGAACATTTTGGACTTGTATTGGCTGAGCAGGTGAACTGGTAATGGATTCAGAACTTGCTTTAATTTCGGGTGCTTTGGATTGGACATCGGCTGCAGATGATGTTTCAATATAGGCTATGACTTTACCAATTGGGACTACGTCATTTTCTTTAAATAGTATTTTAGCCAAGGTGCCTTTGGAGGGTGAAGGAATTTCACTATCTACTTTGTCGGTTGCTATTTCTAATATAGTTTCATCAAGTTCAATGGTATCACCTTCTTTTTTTAACCATTTTAAAATAGTTGCTTCCATGATGCTTTCTCCCATTTTGGGCATGATCAATTCTACCTGAGCCATAAATTGATATTTTATTGATATTTATCAGTTAAATGCTGAATAATTCCCCTAGGGGTTTATTTGTTGGGCAAAGATAATTAAAAGTAAAGTATAAGTACCTCAATCTAACAACCATTCACGAGCTAAAATTAAGGCTAGAATACTGGCAGCTTCAATATTTCGATGCCGGTCTCTGCTTAATTTTAATTTTTTGGTCTTGTATCGCAACGCATTTCCAACTGCAATCCAAACGGTTCCAACGGGTTTTTCAGGGGTTCCACCATCTGGTCCTGCAATACCGGAAACGGCTATAGTGAAATCTGCATGTAGACTTTCACAAGCTCCAACCATCATAGATATTACCGTTTCTTCACTTACAGCGCCAAATTCTACCAATCGCTCCTTCGAAACATTTAGTAAATGGGTTTTGACTTCATAAGAATAGGCAACTATACTTCCGATGAAATATTTAGAACTTCCGGGTATACTGGTTATTTTAGAGGCAATATTCCCTCCTGTACAGCTTTCAGCAGTGCCAATGGTTTTATTTTGTTTTAATAATAAATGGGCAATTTCCGCCTCAATAGTGCTATTGTTTCTGTTTAGAACTTTTGAGCCCAATGAATCTTCAGCGATCTTGGCATAAGCATCTACCTGGCTTTTTAGGGAAACCGGATCTGAATGATTCCCAGTTAATCTGACTCTAACCATCGAAATGGAAGGCAGATAAGCTATCGAAATATAAGATGGCATGTCTTCGAGAAGGGGTTCAATAATAGAAGCAATCTCAGTTTCGCCCATTCCAATGGAATTTATGGTATAGGCATACCAATGTTTATCTTGGTTTATGGTCATTAAATACGGTAACACAGAGTGTTCCATGATGTATTCCATCTCATACGGCACACCAGGCATGCTTATCCATGTTTTTCCTTTGGCTTCCATTTTTAAACCTAATGCTGTCCCTAATTGGTTATCTAATAATTCAGCATGGGCTGGAACATAACACTGGGTTTTGTGTGCGTCTGTTATCTCAATACCTCGAGGTTTTAACATTTTTTCTAAATGTAAAAGATGCTGATCACTAAATACCAAATCATTGTTAAAGTATTCAGCCATAATTTTTTTAGTAATGTCATCTTTTGTAGGACCCAGCCCGCCGGTTATAAGTATAAGGTCAGCTGATTCTTCAGCCTGGGCTAGTGCGTATTCGATTTCTTCTCTTGAATCCCCAACACACCATTTTCTATGAACACTAAGACCTAGGTTGCCTAACATGGTGGCTATTTTAGCAGAATTGCTATCAACAACTTGTCCAATTAATAATTCATCTCCTATGGTTATTATACTGATTTTCATAAAATATTAAACTCAACATAGTACAAAATGGTTGAAAAGCTACTTATCATAACGATAAATTATTGGTAAAAGACTATCTTTGGTGTCCTTATTCATAATTTTAAGGAGTTTATTTCTCTAGTGTTTTAATAGATTATGCAAGAATTTTTAGCCCTTTATAAAAATATAGAAAACCCAACACTAGAGATGGTTTTCTTTACTTTCTTATTAGCTTTTATTTTAAGCAGTATTATAGCAATAGTTTATGTAAAAACGACACCTAATTCTATTCGAACTGCAAACTTTGTCCAATCATTAATTTTAGCTTCTATCGGTTCAACCACCGTCATACAAGCCATTGGAGATAATGTTGGTGTAGGTCTTGGGATGCTCGGGGCATTGAGTATTATCAATTTTAGAACTTCTTTTAGGGATCCCAGGGATATCATATTTATGTTTGCATGTTTGGGAAATGGTATTGCATGTGGTGTATTTGGATTTTATATCGCCATATTTGGTTCTACAATTTTTTGTGTAATTGCTATATTGTTAAGTATCACGCCATATCATTTAGGGCGACAAACCATTTGGGAAATTCGGTTCAGAGGTCCAAAGCATTTAATGAATTCAGAATTGGATCAAATGATGCGCGATTATTGTTCCTTGTCACAAATTGATTCTCTCCGAAATGAAATGACAAAGGAGAATTTATTATTTCAAGAAATGGATTATAAAGTTATTTTAAAATCAGGTGTAAATCATAAAAAATTTATTGATATTTTAGAAGCATACGGTCTTACCGTGAAACGTATCAATAAACAAAATGAAGGTTTTGAAACAGAATAATGAATAGGACAGAATGAAGATAAACTGGCTTTATATTTGCTTAATTCTCGCGATTGCTACGCTCTATATGATTAAGAATAGAGTTCAAAATCAAAGCCTAAATAATTATTTCGGCACCGCAGAAGCAGAAAGTATTATTATTAAATCTGAATTAAGTGGACAATTGGTAGATATAAGACCTAAAGCAGGTCAATTGATTAAAAAAGGGGATACATTGATCCGATTAATTAAAATAGATTTTGATAAAAAAGCAACGGATCAATCCTTAGATATAAATCAGATAAAAATACAACACGACCTTTTTATTCAATCTTCTAAAAATGAAATCAACATCATAAACGCCCAGTATGATTCAAAAATTACAGAGCTGCGCAAGGACTTAGATAACTTAGATGTGAGAAATGGTGAATTAGATCAAATAAAAAAAGCATTTAATGAATCCTTAAATATCCATAATGAATCACCCAATACTTCTTATCAAACAAACCGAAAAGGAATAATAGATCAGATTCAAAAATTAGAAATTGAAAAAAATACAAGGATAGACAAACTCAATGCAGAAATTCGATCCAATCAAAGGTGGAATAGTACAAAATCAGCACTTGTGCAATCTGATCGAATTTTTCTTGATAATCAGAGAAAGCAACTCACATTATGTTCACCCATCGATGGATTTGTTGAGGATTACCAAATTCATCTTTTAGACTATATCAATGCTAACACAGAATTACTTAAAATTACACCCCAGAAACCTAACTATATTCGAGGATTTATTCCAGAGACTGTAGATGCTTCATTTGCATTAAGTGAAGGTGTCCAATTGAGTTCTGCGACAAGACCTGAAATTAAGACTAATGGTGAAATCATTTATTGCAATCCTAGGATTGTGGAACTCCCAACCAGGCTACGTAAAAATCCTGAAATCAAAGCTTGGGGAAGGGAAGTATACATCCGTATTTCGGAATCAAATGTTTTTTTTATTGGCGAAAAAATAATTATTACAGTTCCTGAATTTGTCGCAGTCAATAAATAAAATATCAGATGAAAAAATATTTTTTAACATTTGGAGAATCAGTGATGGTAAATCGTTTTACTGTTTGTTTGTTGGTTTAATCAATGGTATAATACAATGAATTCTTTAAGTCAATTGTAATCATGTCTAATTATTTAATAATATTATGTCTCTTTTTTAATTCTATATTTGTAGGAGATCCTGTAGTATTATCCTCCACCCAAATTTTATCAAAAGCTATCCAGGATCCTAAATTAAAGTCAAAACAAGATCTACAGAAATATGCTTTGCAACAAAAATATCGATTGCCATTTCTAAGTTCCACAGAATTGCGGGCCGGCACTAAAACTTTAATTTTTGATGAAAGTCGCTACAGTATGCGCTTTGGTTTTAATAGTTTTAGGGAGCGACAGGCACTTCGAAAATTTCCGAAATTGCATTCAGACGTGATTCACACCGAATATTTAAATCAGTTGAATAGTAAATTACTGGATTACAACAAACTCATTTTAGAATATTTTTCCAAGAATATAGAATTGCAATATAAGGACTCGTTGATCTATTTTTTAAAATTGAAAAATGATTTATATGGTCGCTATTTAAATCAAAACACCGAGATCAAATTGAAAGACCTTGTCAATAATGTTGAAGATATGGATAAATGGGTTGTAGATCGCAATCAGACCCAATTGTTGAAATCCAACTTATTGGAAAAGTTTAAAAGTTTAATGAATACAACAGACCCTATCGAAGTTAGTTATGAACAATTGGTAACATTGCAAACGATTGAGAAACAAATAAATTTAAATTTAAACATCACATATTCTTCAATTGTTGCCCTACAAAAATCAAGCGAATTAAATTTAACCAAACAAAATATTTTATTAGAGAAAAGAAAGGAGCGCAATTGGTTAAGTTATTTTCAAATGGAATATACAGACTCCGATAAAGCACTTGGCTTAAATGAGAATTTATCTGCGCGAGTTGGGATAAAATTACCTTTAGGTGGTTCCTCTAATAAAAAGATTCGGGAATTAGAACTTGATGCCAGATCTCTTGAAGATCAGATTTCAATTTTGGATACGATTCGTGTGTTTAGCCAAAGAGTTAATTTGAATTTTTTAAAATCAAAAATTGAAGACTATAAAAAAGCAAAAGATCAATTGAATCATTCTATTATAGACAAACTTCTGTTAAATCCAAGTGTATTGAATCAATTGACTTCGGAAGATCTAATTGATATTAGGATCAACAAATTAAAGCAGAATTATGAATTGACCACATCATATCTTGAAATAGTTGGTCTTTATATAAATTTTTTATCTATAAATGATCAATTGGTGATGGAACCACTAACTGATTATTTAACAGACCAAATGTTGCCAATCCGTTAATATGGCACTAATGAAATGGAACTTTGTATGGATTTTGATGATGAGTTTTTCATTCCTGCAAGGGCAAAATGTTTTTGTGAAAGGTAGAACCTTAGATACTTTTTCCAGACCCATGGAACAAGTTAATATTTCAGCTTTAAATACTATTGACAGCAGTATACTACAAACTCAATTTAGTGATGCTGATGGAAGATTTATATTTAATTTTAATAAACCACAATCTATTTTATTGAAATGTACAAAGCTTAATTATACCAATCAATATATTTTTTTGAAAATAGAACCACCTGGAGTTGATGTAGGTATGATCGTACTTACGACTCAGTCTTTCCAATTGCCCGAAGTGGATATAGTTTCTGTAGGATCCAAAACCAACTTGAAAGGTGATACATTAGTCTATAATGCATCAGTGTATAAAACCAATGCGGATGCATCCGCAGAAGAATTAATTACTAAGATGCCTGGTATGGTAGTTCAAAATGGAAAGGTACAAGTTCAAGGAGAAGAACTTAAGCAAGTGTTTTTGGATGGCAAGCCTTTTTTTGGGGATGACCAAAGTGCCGCTTTAAGACAGATCCCAGCTGACATTATTGACAAAATAGAAGTTTTTGATCGTAGATCGGATCAAAGTATTTTTACCGGTTTTGATGATGGAAATACTTCCAAAACAATAAATATCACCACGCGTCCCGAATTTAGAAATGGTCAGTTCGGTAAAGTATATTTTGGCACCAATCTAAATGATAAATGGAGATCAGGTATTAGTTTAAATCATTTTGATGGAAAAAAACGATTTACCTTATTGGGTATTTCGAATAATGTTAACGAACAAAATTTTTCGCAAGAAGACCTTACTAATATTGCTCCGGGACAAAACGGACCCAATCGGCCTCAAAATCCAAGTGGAAACAGATCAAATAGAGGTGGGGGAGGTGGACGAGAAGGAAATGCTATTGAGAATTTTTTAATAGATCCTAAACTGGGTATTTCAAAAACCAATTCCATCGGAGTGAATTATTCTAATCAATGGAAGCGCATTGAATATACAGGAAGTTATTTTATTAATGAGCTTGATAATGTCAATCAAAGTACCTGGGAAAGAAATTACATTGTTAAATTGAACAAACCACCACAAGAAATAGAGCGTAATTTGAGTCATTCAAAAAGTTTAGCACATAAGATTAATTTAAAAGTCGAATGGAAAATAGACTCTGCTCATTCGGTTTTATTTCAACCTAAATTTTCAATGCAACGCATTTCTACCTCTAGTTCTTCTAAAAGTGAACGAAAAAACGAATTATTTACCTTGACTTCTGGTTCGATAGAATCAACTGCTCAGCCAATTAATTATAGTTATAGTTTTCCATTGCTTTATAAATATAATTTCAAAAAAAACCAAAGAACTTTTTCCTTAAATCTTCAACCTTCTTTCTTGAGATTTCGATCCACAGATGAATATCAATCTATTACCATCAATAGAATGGATACTGTGAATGCTGAGAAAATCGACCAACATTCAGATGGACAACGCATGAGTAATAATTATTCAACAAGTGTGAATTATACAGAACCTCTAAACAAACGAAGTTTAATTCAACTCAGTTTATTGGTGAGTCATAGTATTAATTTTAATGAAACAGCATTGTCGGATTTTGACACGCTTTCTAAATCGTATTCATTATTCAATAGTATTTTATCAAATCAATTGGAAAGTTATTATACTGTTGAAAAACCGGGTATTACATATAAATGGAATCATTTGAAATGGAATGCTTCAGCAGGATTGTCATACCAATGGGGTCATTTTAGAATACTACAAGAGCTTCCATCAATGTATAATAAAAGTAGGTCGTTTGGAAACATACTACCCGAATTTTCAATACAAGGAAAATTAAACCGAACGGATAATATTAGAATTAATTATAGGACGAATACAGTTATACCGACTATAGAACAATTACAAGAGACACCAAATTTGATCAATCCATTTTATATTAAGAGTGGATCATTATCATTAGGTCAAGAATACAGACGTAATATCAGTATTCGATTCAATAAGGTAATGACAAAAACTAGTCAAAATATATTTCTTTATTTGGGAGGCACACGAGTTACAAATTATATTGCTAATTCTGTTTTTGTTGCAGTTAAAGACACATTCATTTTTCCGGATGTCTTATTAAGGCCAGGTGCACAATGGTCTAGGCCTTTGAACTTAGATGCTTATTTGAATTTGAGAACTTTTGTATCTTATGGGTTACCTTTAAAGAAATTGGGTTCAACACTCAATATGAATGTAGGTTGGGTTTATTCAAAACAACCCAGTCTTATTAATGGCAATTTAAATATTTCGAGGATTTCTAATTATAATAGCAGTTTTACCTTGGCTAGTACTTCGAGTAAAAAGTGGGATGTAAATCTGACATTTGCTCCTTCATATAATATAAATACAAATTCGATTCGACAAGGGACAGGTAATGAATACTATGGTCAGAATATTAAAGTTAAATTTCAAATTGAATTGTATAAAGGATTATTTATCTTTTCAGATTATGCGTACCAACTTTATTCTGGCAATTCAGATTTTGCTAATCTGAATTTTTCTTTGTGGAATGCCGGGATTGGATATAAATTTCTTAAACAAAAGCAAGCGGATATCCGATTTTCTGTATTTGATTTGTTGAATCAAAATATTAGTTTTAATCGCATTAATTATGATGCTTATTATGAAGATCAACAAACTAATGTATTGCAACAATACTTTTTAATACAAGCCAGTTACAATTTGAAAAAATTTAAATCCACTTCCAAGTCTGGTCATAAGTAATAGATACAGAAAAATCCTTTATCTTTTTTTAGTTACCTTTGCCTTTGAATTTGTAAACTATGTTTCAACATTATGATGTTATCGTTGTAGGTGCTGGTCACGCAGGATGTGAAGCTGCGGCAGCTGCTGCCAATATGGGCTCTAAAGTCTTATTGGTGACCATGAACATGCAAACCATTGCACAAATGTCCTGTAATCCCGCTATGGGAGGCGTTGCTAAAGGTCAGATCGTAAGAGAAATAGATGCTATGGGTGGATATTCAGGCATCGTTACGGATCATACGACTGTTCAATTTAGAATGTTGAATCGCTCTAAAGGCCCTGCTATGTGGAGCCCACGTGCTCAAAGTGATCGCAATTTATTTGCCAGAAAGTGGCGTAATATGCTTGAAGCAACACCAAATATTGATTTCTGGCAAGATATGGTGAAAGGCTTATTAATAAAAGACGATTGCGTAGAAGGGATCATCACCGGAATGGGTATTGAGATTCGATCTAAATGTGTCATTCTTACCAATGGTACCTTCTTAAATGGTTTAATACACATTGGTGAAAAGCAAATTGGCGGTGGTAGAGCTGGAGAAAATGCTGCTAAAGGGATAACGGAACAATTAATCGAATTGGGATTTGAATCCGGCAGGATGAAAACCGGGACACCACCTCGTCTAGATGGTAGATCCATAGATTACAGTCAGACAGAAATTCAATATGGGGATGAACATCCGGGCAAATTTTCATTTACAGATACACCTCCTTTGACTAAGCAATTGTCTTGTCATATAACCTATACCAATAGCGAAGTACATGATATATTGAAAACCGGTTTTGATAAAAGTCCCATGTTTGCAGGTCGAATAC harbors:
- a CDS encoding 2-oxo acid dehydrogenase subunit E2, translated to MAQVELIMPKMGESIMEATILKWLKKEGDTIELDETILEIATDKVDSEIPSPSKGTLAKILFKENDVVPIGKVIAYIETSSAADVQSKAPEIKASSESITSSPAQPIQVQNVPSTELNPIKSSQQRFYSPLVKNIAREERISQAQLDQLDGSGHGGRVTKRDVLNFLQQNNTNTTISTPEVSKKETIIPQATESVKIEGGNVEIIEMDRMRKLIADHMVMSKHVSPHVTSFVEVDMTSAVLWRDKVKDQFLKKYNQKITFTPLFIQAVAKAIQDFPMINISVDGQRIIKKLNINIGMAAALPTGNLIVPVIKNADRLNLVGLTYQVNDLADRARANKLKPEEIQDGTFTITNVGGFGNVMGTPIINQPQVAILATGIIKKKPAVIETPTGDLIGIRHMMFLSLSYDHRVVDGSLGGKFLRKVGDYLEQFDVNQTI
- a CDS encoding CinA family nicotinamide mononucleotide deamidase-related protein, which produces MKISIITIGDELLIGQVVDSNSAKIATMLGNLGLSVHRKWCVGDSREEIEYALAQAEESADLILITGGLGPTKDDITKKIMAEYFNNDLVFSDQHLLHLEKMLKPRGIEITDAHKTQCYVPAHAELLDNQLGTALGLKMEAKGKTWISMPGVPYEMEYIMEHSVLPYLMTINQDKHWYAYTINSIGMGETEIASIIEPLLEDMPSYISIAYLPSISMVRVRLTGNHSDPVSLKSQVDAYAKIAEDSLGSKVLNRNNSTIEAEIAHLLLKQNKTIGTAESCTGGNIASKITSIPGSSKYFIGSIVAYSYEVKTHLLNVSKERLVEFGAVSEETVISMMVGACESLHADFTIAVSGIAGPDGGTPEKPVGTVWIAVGNALRYKTKKLKLSRDRHRNIEAASILALILAREWLLD
- a CDS encoding DUF4956 domain-containing protein, which translates into the protein MQEFLALYKNIENPTLEMVFFTFLLAFILSSIIAIVYVKTTPNSIRTANFVQSLILASIGSTTVIQAIGDNVGVGLGMLGALSIINFRTSFRDPRDIIFMFACLGNGIACGVFGFYIAIFGSTIFCVIAILLSITPYHLGRQTIWEIRFRGPKHLMNSELDQMMRDYCSLSQIDSLRNEMTKENLLFQEMDYKVILKSGVNHKKFIDILEAYGLTVKRINKQNEGFETE
- a CDS encoding HlyD family efflux transporter periplasmic adaptor subunit — protein: MKINWLYICLILAIATLYMIKNRVQNQSLNNYFGTAEAESIIIKSELSGQLVDIRPKAGQLIKKGDTLIRLIKIDFDKKATDQSLDINQIKIQHDLFIQSSKNEINIINAQYDSKITELRKDLDNLDVRNGELDQIKKAFNESLNIHNESPNTSYQTNRKGIIDQIQKLEIEKNTRIDKLNAEIRSNQRWNSTKSALVQSDRIFLDNQRKQLTLCSPIDGFVEDYQIHLLDYINANTELLKITPQKPNYIRGFIPETVDASFALSEGVQLSSATRPEIKTNGEIIYCNPRIVELPTRLRKNPEIKAWGREVYIRISESNVFFIGEKIIITVPEFVAVNK
- a CDS encoding TonB-dependent receptor, with product MKWNFVWILMMSFSFLQGQNVFVKGRTLDTFSRPMEQVNISALNTIDSSILQTQFSDADGRFIFNFNKPQSILLKCTKLNYTNQYIFLKIEPPGVDVGMIVLTTQSFQLPEVDIVSVGSKTNLKGDTLVYNASVYKTNADASAEELITKMPGMVVQNGKVQVQGEELKQVFLDGKPFFGDDQSAALRQIPADIIDKIEVFDRRSDQSIFTGFDDGNTSKTINITTRPEFRNGQFGKVYFGTNLNDKWRSGISLNHFDGKKRFTLLGISNNVNEQNFSQEDLTNIAPGQNGPNRPQNPSGNRSNRGGGGGREGNAIENFLIDPKLGISKTNSIGVNYSNQWKRIEYTGSYFINELDNVNQSTWERNYIVKLNKPPQEIERNLSHSKSLAHKINLKVEWKIDSAHSVLFQPKFSMQRISTSSSSKSERKNELFTLTSGSIESTAQPINYSYSFPLLYKYNFKKNQRTFSLNLQPSFLRFRSTDEYQSITINRMDTVNAEKIDQHSDGQRMSNNYSTSVNYTEPLNKRSLIQLSLLVSHSINFNETALSDFDTLSKSYSLFNSILSNQLESYYTVEKPGITYKWNHLKWNASAGLSYQWGHFRILQELPSMYNKSRSFGNILPEFSIQGKLNRTDNIRINYRTNTVIPTIEQLQETPNLINPFYIKSGSLSLGQEYRRNISIRFNKVMTKTSQNIFLYLGGTRVTNYIANSVFVAVKDTFIFPDVLLRPGAQWSRPLNLDAYLNLRTFVSYGLPLKKLGSTLNMNVGWVYSKQPSLINGNLNISRISNYNSSFTLASTSSKKWDVNLTFAPSYNINTNSIRQGTGNEYYGQNIKVKFQIELYKGLFIFSDYAYQLYSGNSDFANLNFSLWNAGIGYKFLKQKQADIRFSVFDLLNQNISFNRINYDAYYEDQQTNVLQQYFLIQASYNLKKFKSTSKSGHK